A region of Aliivibrio fischeri DNA encodes the following proteins:
- a CDS encoding DUF3581 domain-containing protein, whose amino-acid sequence MQLNQYFSETDNSFEFTRQQASDFAKKVAGDFNPIHDVDSKRFCVPGDLLFAVLLSKTGISNKMHFDFAGMVSNGTALHINHTEQGEYSLSDDNEKVYLHVKRSGEKNLNPKFIEHVVKQYVQFSGMNFPHIMVPLMEEKQLMINCQRPLVIYESMDIEFTRLDLTTPSVEFTGATMDIEGKRGVVKLNFKFTENGEEVGHGTKRMIATGLKTYDQTAIDDLVERFVALKTAYNN is encoded by the coding sequence ATGCAGTTAAATCAATATTTTTCAGAAACAGATAACTCATTTGAATTCACACGCCAACAAGCAAGCGATTTTGCGAAAAAAGTGGCTGGTGATTTTAACCCAATTCATGATGTGGATTCTAAGCGTTTCTGTGTTCCTGGTGATTTATTATTTGCAGTTTTATTATCTAAAACTGGTATTAGTAATAAAATGCATTTCGATTTTGCAGGTATGGTATCTAACGGTACAGCATTACATATTAACCACACAGAACAAGGTGAATATTCGCTTTCAGACGATAATGAAAAAGTGTACCTTCACGTAAAGCGTAGTGGTGAAAAAAATCTTAACCCTAAGTTTATTGAGCATGTCGTAAAACAATATGTTCAATTTTCAGGAATGAACTTCCCTCATATCATGGTTCCATTAATGGAAGAAAAACAATTAATGATTAATTGTCAGCGCCCATTAGTAATTTATGAAAGCATGGATATCGAATTTACTCGACTTGACCTTACTACACCAAGTGTTGAATTTACCGGCGCAACCATGGATATCGAAGGAAAGCGTGGCGTTGTTAAGTTAAACTTTAAATTTACTGAAAACGGTGAAGAAGTTGGCCATGGTACTAAACGAATGATTGCGACAGGTTTAAAGACTTACGATCAAACTGCTATCGATGATTTAGTTGAACGATTTGTTGCACTAAAAACCGCTTACAACAATTAA
- a CDS encoding phosphatase PAP2 family protein codes for MKSLITVGLVFSLIASSYSAQAEEKQSGDLAADIGAVGIPVIAGSIALYKEDYDGFWMFAKGATYTLAATQALKYTVKEERPNGEDNLSFPSGHSSSAFQGASYLQFRYGWEYGVPAYIGASLVGYSRVENEHHYWRDVIAGAVLATTIQYLVTDKYLDSNSVMIAPVINDDHVGIAASFSF; via the coding sequence ATGAAATCGTTAATAACGGTAGGGCTAGTTTTTTCATTAATAGCATCAAGTTACAGTGCTCAGGCAGAAGAAAAGCAATCTGGAGATCTCGCTGCAGACATCGGTGCGGTTGGGATTCCTGTTATTGCAGGCTCGATAGCTTTATATAAAGAAGATTACGATGGCTTTTGGATGTTTGCTAAAGGAGCTACTTATACTTTAGCGGCAACACAAGCGTTAAAATATACGGTAAAAGAGGAGCGACCGAATGGGGAGGACAACTTAAGTTTTCCATCCGGGCATTCATCGTCAGCGTTCCAAGGTGCTTCATACTTACAGTTCCGTTATGGTTGGGAATATGGGGTTCCTGCGTATATAGGGGCGAGTTTAGTTGGATACTCACGTGTAGAGAATGAACACCATTATTGGCGTGATGTTATTGCCGGTGCGGTATTAGCGACAACCATTCAATATTTGGTTACCGATAAGTACCTTGATTCAAATAGCGTAATGATTGCGCCAGTGATCAATGATGATCACGTTGGAATTGCAGCATCTTTCTCATTTTAA
- the gyrA gene encoding DNA topoisomerase (ATP-hydrolyzing) subunit A — MSDLAKEITPVNIEDELRGSYLDYAMSVIVGRALPDVRDGLKPVHRRVLFAMDVLGNDWNKPYKKSARVVGDVIGKYHPHGDSAVYDTIVRMAQPFSLRYMLVDGQGNFGSIDGDSAAAMRYTEVRMAKIAHELLADLDKETVDYVPNYDGTEQIPAVLPTKIPNLLVNGSSGIAVGMATNIPPHNLTEVVNGCLAFIENEEITIDELMNYIPGPDFPTAALISGRKGIVDAYKTGRGKVYMRSKANIEADKNGKETIIVTEIPYQVNKARLIEKIAELVKDKKVEGISALRDESDKDGMRIVIECKRDAVGEVVLNNLYSLTQLQTTFGINMVALDNGQPKLFNLKEMLKCFVDHRREVVTRRTIFELRKARDRAHILEGLALALANIDEIIELIKNAPTPAEAKEGLISRGWDLGNVASMLERAGTDAARPDWLEPEFGIREGKYFLTEQQAQAILELRLHRLTGLEHEKILDEYKALLDEIAELMHILASTERLMEVIRDELVMVRDMYGDERRTEIGAAIHDIDMEDLITQEDVVVTLSREGYVKYQILSDYEAQRRGGKGKSATKMKDEDFIERLLVANTHDNILCFSTRGKAYSLKVFQLPQASRTARGKPIVNILPLEEGERITAILPVSEYSEDKFIFMATGDGTVKKTSLDQFAKVRANGLIAVNLREDDSLIGVDITDGSSEIMLFSKAGKVVRFNEEQVRGMGRTASGVRGMKLSGEDQVVSLIVPSNEGDILTVTQNGYGKRTVLSEYPAKSRATQGVVSIKVSERNGSVVGAVQAEDGDEFMMITDAGTLVRTRVSEVSQVGRNTQGVTLIRTSENENVVALQRIDEVEEAEIIEGEEGEVTEAAVTTEATDTPQADTDAESTEE; from the coding sequence ATGAGCGATCTTGCTAAAGAGATCACGCCCGTAAATATTGAAGATGAGCTTCGAGGTTCTTACCTAGACTATGCGATGTCAGTAATCGTTGGTCGTGCTCTTCCCGATGTGCGTGATGGCCTAAAACCAGTACACCGCCGCGTTTTATTCGCAATGGATGTACTAGGTAATGATTGGAATAAACCATATAAAAAATCTGCCCGTGTTGTTGGCGACGTAATCGGTAAATATCACCCTCACGGTGATAGTGCTGTTTATGACACCATCGTACGTATGGCGCAGCCGTTCTCACTACGCTATATGCTTGTTGATGGCCAAGGTAACTTCGGTTCTATTGATGGCGATTCAGCGGCGGCGATGCGTTATACCGAAGTTCGTATGGCGAAAATCGCTCACGAATTATTGGCTGATCTAGACAAAGAAACTGTAGATTATGTTCCTAACTATGATGGTACAGAACAGATCCCTGCAGTATTACCAACAAAGATTCCGAACCTACTTGTAAATGGTTCATCAGGTATCGCCGTTGGTATGGCAACAAACATCCCACCACACAACTTAACAGAAGTGGTAAATGGTTGTTTGGCTTTCATCGAAAATGAAGAAATCACGATCGATGAGCTAATGAACTACATTCCAGGTCCTGACTTCCCGACAGCTGCATTGATCAGTGGTCGTAAAGGCATCGTTGATGCTTATAAGACAGGTCGTGGTAAAGTTTACATGCGTTCTAAAGCAAATATCGAAGCTGACAAGAATGGTAAAGAAACCATTATTGTTACAGAGATCCCTTATCAAGTTAACAAAGCTCGCTTGATCGAAAAGATCGCTGAGCTAGTTAAAGATAAGAAAGTAGAAGGCATTTCAGCATTACGTGACGAATCTGATAAAGATGGTATGCGTATTGTTATTGAATGTAAGCGTGATGCAGTAGGTGAGGTTGTTCTTAATAATCTTTACTCTCTGACTCAACTTCAAACTACATTCGGTATCAATATGGTTGCACTAGATAATGGTCAACCAAAACTATTCAACCTGAAAGAAATGTTGAAGTGTTTCGTCGATCACCGTCGTGAAGTGGTAACTCGCCGTACTATTTTTGAATTACGCAAAGCGCGTGATCGTGCTCATATCCTTGAAGGTTTAGCACTAGCATTAGCGAACATCGATGAAATCATCGAATTGATCAAGAATGCACCAACACCAGCAGAAGCAAAAGAAGGTCTAATCTCACGTGGTTGGGATTTAGGTAACGTTGCTTCAATGCTAGAGCGTGCTGGTACTGATGCTGCTCGTCCTGATTGGTTAGAGCCAGAGTTTGGTATTCGTGAAGGTAAATACTTCTTAACAGAACAACAAGCTCAAGCAATTCTAGAACTTCGTCTACACCGTTTAACTGGTTTAGAGCACGAGAAGATTTTAGATGAATACAAAGCACTATTAGATGAAATCGCAGAGCTAATGCATATTCTTGCAAGCACTGAACGTCTAATGGAAGTGATCCGTGACGAATTAGTGATGGTTCGCGACATGTACGGTGATGAGCGTCGCACTGAAATCGGTGCTGCAATCCATGACATCGACATGGAAGACCTAATCACACAAGAAGATGTTGTAGTAACACTTTCTCGTGAAGGTTATGTTAAGTACCAAATTCTGAGCGATTACGAAGCACAACGTCGTGGTGGTAAAGGTAAGAGTGCAACTAAGATGAAAGATGAAGATTTCATCGAACGTCTACTTGTTGCGAATACTCATGATAATATCCTTTGTTTCTCTACACGTGGTAAAGCGTATAGCTTGAAAGTATTCCAATTACCTCAAGCAAGTCGTACTGCTCGTGGTAAGCCAATCGTAAACATTCTTCCTCTAGAAGAAGGTGAGCGTATTACAGCGATTCTACCAGTATCTGAATACTCTGAAGATAAGTTTATCTTCATGGCAACAGGTGATGGTACTGTTAAGAAAACATCACTAGATCAATTTGCAAAAGTTCGTGCAAACGGCTTAATCGCAGTAAATCTACGTGAAGATGATTCACTAATCGGTGTTGATATCACTGATGGTTCAAGTGAAATCATGCTGTTCTCTAAAGCTGGTAAAGTGGTTCGTTTCAACGAAGAACAAGTTCGTGGTATGGGCCGTACAGCTTCTGGTGTTCGTGGTATGAAACTGTCTGGTGAAGATCAGGTTGTTTCGTTAATCGTTCCTTCTAATGAAGGCGATATCTTAACAGTGACTCAAAATGGTTACGGTAAACGTACTGTTCTTTCTGAGTATCCTGCGAAGAGCCGTGCAACGCAAGGTGTTGTATCTATCAAAGTTTCTGAACGTAACGGCAGTGTTGTTGGTGCAGTTCAAGCTGAAGATGGCGATGAATTCATGATGATCACTGACGCAGGTACGCTAGTACGTACTCGTGTATCAGAAGTTAGCCAAGTGGGTCGTAATACTCAAGGTGTAACATTGATCCGTACTTCTGAAAATGAAAATGTAGTTGCACTGCAACGCATTGATGAAGTTGAAGAAGCTGAAATCATTGAAGGTGAAGAGGGTGAAGTAACAGAGGCTGCAGTAACAACTGAAGCAACTGATACTCCTCAAGCTGATACTGACGCTGAGAGCACAGAAGAATAA